From the Clostridium sp. Marseille-P299 genome, one window contains:
- a CDS encoding NUDIX hydrolase: MIEATSCGGVVIFRGKILLLYKNYKNKYEGWVLPKGTVEEGEEYKETAVREVKEETGAVASIIKYIGKSQYTFNTPQNTVLKDVHWYLMMSDSYYSKPQREEYFMDSGYYKFHEAYHMLKFTNEKQILERAYNEYVDLKKSNLWGNKKYF, translated from the coding sequence ATGATAGAAGCAACGAGCTGTGGTGGTGTAGTTATTTTCAGAGGTAAAATCTTATTGTTATATAAGAATTACAAGAACAAGTATGAAGGCTGGGTATTACCTAAAGGAACTGTAGAAGAAGGGGAAGAATACAAGGAAACTGCAGTTCGTGAAGTAAAAGAGGAAACCGGCGCTGTTGCATCGATAATTAAATATATCGGTAAAAGTCAGTATACCTTTAACACTCCCCAGAACACCGTACTGAAGGATGTTCATTGGTACCTTATGATGTCTGATAGCTATTACAGCAAACCACAACGGGAAGAGTATTTTATGGACTCAGGATACTATAAATTCCACGAAGCGTACCACATGCTTAAATTTACCAATGAAAAGCAAATATTAGAACGTGCCTATAATGAGTATGTGGATTTAAAAAAAAGTAATCTCTGGGGTAATAAAAAATACTTTTAG
- a CDS encoding late competence development ComFB family protein, whose translation MELLLKNIMEDIVIKRIDEILPELNCCQCDQCRLDIASYSLNRLPPKYVVTTQGELLSKLDVLSTQFEASVIAQITQASLQVAHHPRHN comes from the coding sequence ATGGAATTATTACTTAAAAATATCATGGAAGATATCGTTATCAAACGGATTGATGAAATACTTCCTGAATTAAACTGTTGTCAATGCGATCAATGTCGCTTAGATATTGCTTCCTATTCATTGAATCGTTTACCACCAAAGTATGTTGTTACAACTCAAGGTGAATTACTATCAAAGTTAGATGTACTAAGTACCCAATTTGAAGCTAGTGTTATTGCTCAAATTACCCAAGCATCACTTCAGGTGGCTCACCACCCTAGACATAATTAA
- a CDS encoding GtrA family protein, whose protein sequence is MSSNLNDNLVQKVIDKLLTREVLTYLIAGVLTTVVNFVVYGVLCNLLGIANMVSNTIAWVVAVIFAYVVNNFWVFQNKTGSSKKEGEKLAKFFSARIVTLVIESAGMFIFIDVLKLHQYNMIVKGFIAIIVIILNYIFSKWFVFDKNTDVNSTTVNVTEYNEKIDR, encoded by the coding sequence ATGAGTTCAAATCTAAATGATAATTTGGTTCAGAAAGTAATTGATAAATTACTTACCAGAGAAGTGCTTACCTATTTGATTGCTGGAGTGTTAACAACGGTTGTTAATTTCGTTGTTTACGGAGTTTTATGTAATCTTTTAGGGATTGCAAATATGGTATCGAATACAATTGCATGGGTCGTAGCAGTTATATTTGCATACGTTGTAAATAACTTTTGGGTGTTTCAAAATAAGACAGGCAGTAGTAAAAAAGAAGGAGAAAAACTGGCTAAATTTTTTAGTGCTAGAATAGTAACCTTAGTGATTGAAAGTGCCGGTATGTTTATCTTTATCGATGTATTAAAATTACATCAGTACAATATGATTGTGAAAGGTTTTATTGCAATCATAGTTATTATACTAAATTATATCTTCAGTAAATGGTTTGTATTTGATAAGAATACGGATGTAAATAGTACTACCGTTAATGTTACTGAATATAACGAGAAAATTGATAGATAA
- a CDS encoding class I SAM-dependent rRNA methyltransferase: MEKAVVVLKKGEGRTLKSGGLWVFDNEISKIEGEFTNGDLVTVNDFDGYCMGTGFINTNSKITVRMMSRIKGQEIDEEFLLQRVRDAWNYRKSTVDISSCRIVFGEADFLPGLVIDKFSDVLVVQSLALGIDRMKETILTLLKKVLEEDGIKIRGVYERSDAKVRLQEGMERIKGFIGEPFDTKVTIVENGVKYIVDVEDGQKTGFFLDQKYNRLAIQRICKDAKVLDCFTHTGSFALNAGIGGAKSVLGVDASELGVAQARENAELNGLDKIVQFKCADVFELLPELEAAGEKFDVIILDPPAFTKSRNSVKNAIKGYREINLRAMKLLKDGGFLATCSCSHFMTPELFTETVGQAAKNVHKRLRQVEYRTQAPDHPILWAADESYYLKFYIFQVCNEK, encoded by the coding sequence ATGGAAAAAGCAGTAGTAGTTTTAAAAAAAGGTGAGGGAAGAACCTTAAAATCAGGAGGCCTTTGGGTTTTTGACAATGAGATTAGTAAGATTGAAGGCGAGTTTACCAATGGTGATTTGGTAACAGTAAATGATTTCGATGGTTATTGCATGGGAACAGGTTTTATTAATACAAATTCTAAGATAACAGTTCGTATGATGTCTCGAATCAAAGGACAAGAAATTGATGAAGAATTTCTTTTACAAAGAGTGAGAGATGCGTGGAATTATAGAAAAAGTACAGTAGATATCAGTAGTTGTAGAATTGTATTTGGAGAAGCTGATTTTTTACCTGGGCTTGTTATTGATAAATTCTCAGATGTTTTAGTTGTACAATCTTTAGCACTTGGAATTGATCGTATGAAAGAGACTATTTTAACACTTCTTAAGAAAGTGTTAGAAGAAGATGGCATCAAGATTCGTGGTGTTTATGAGCGTAGTGATGCGAAAGTAAGATTACAAGAAGGCATGGAACGAATCAAAGGTTTTATTGGTGAACCTTTCGACACAAAAGTTACAATCGTTGAAAATGGTGTTAAATATATCGTGGATGTTGAAGACGGACAAAAAACAGGATTTTTCTTAGATCAAAAATACAATCGTCTTGCAATTCAACGAATTTGTAAGGATGCGAAAGTTCTAGATTGCTTTACTCATACTGGTTCTTTTGCTTTAAATGCAGGAATTGGCGGTGCAAAAAGCGTATTAGGAGTGGATGCTTCTGAGTTGGGAGTAGCTCAAGCAAGAGAAAATGCAGAGCTTAATGGACTTGATAAAATTGTTCAGTTTAAATGTGCGGATGTATTTGAATTATTACCAGAATTAGAAGCAGCAGGTGAGAAATTTGATGTTATTATACTTGATCCACCAGCATTTACGAAATCAAGAAATTCTGTGAAGAATGCGATTAAGGGATATCGTGAAATTAACCTTAGAGCAATGAAGTTATTAAAAGATGGAGGATTTTTAGCAACCTGCTCTTGCTCTCACTTTATGACTCCTGAATTATTTACAGAGACGGTTGGACAAGCCGCTAAAAATGTTCACAAACGCTTACGTCAAGTGGAGTATCGTACGCAGGCACCAGATCATCCAATTTTATGGGCTGCAGATGAGTCTTATTACTTGAAATTTTATATTTTCCAAGTATGTAATGAAAAATAA
- a CDS encoding sensor histidine kinase, whose translation MGRIKIKKREIPLSMFYLKYFFYLFLSVILIGILLISSFSYLIANDMIYPADFAQEQANAAYDQILKADEVKETMIPDLCQYIVFDTNGSIKAGNIEGSGIKNAWAAVQGRTSDFSENYYKVVQRVNEYCVLRYKITPQFKSTTLRKYLMPPQTMFIVTALLLILLSVIVTAIRFGYMMHNKLRSLTFVTEKIQSQELDFSIERGNIKEINAVLNSMDKMRKALKNSLERQWKLEQSRKEQISALAHDLKTPLTLIRGNSELLYDTEPTAEQLECIDYIKESSLQMQNYVQMLIEITKSNDSFRPQLQDIMIDGFIQDVQKQAKGLCTVKNIQLRWETTYESQHFSIDPHLLLRALNNVMSNAVEHTPSGGIVTYKVSEDNGYIVFTISDTGMGFSSEALKHATEQFYMDDRSRNSKSHFGIGLYVADSVAKQHGGLLILENSKSTHGAKIIIKIPL comes from the coding sequence ATGGGAAGAATAAAAATTAAAAAACGAGAGATTCCTCTTAGTATGTTTTATTTAAAATACTTCTTTTACCTGTTTCTTAGCGTAATACTAATTGGAATTCTCTTAATTAGCTCCTTTAGTTATTTAATTGCAAACGACATGATTTATCCCGCAGATTTCGCACAGGAACAAGCTAACGCTGCTTACGACCAAATTTTAAAAGCGGATGAAGTAAAGGAGACTATGATTCCTGATTTGTGTCAATATATCGTATTTGATACAAATGGAAGCATTAAAGCTGGTAATATTGAGGGAAGTGGCATAAAAAATGCATGGGCGGCAGTACAAGGGCGTACCTCTGATTTTAGCGAAAATTATTATAAAGTAGTTCAGCGTGTCAATGAATATTGCGTGCTTCGATATAAAATCACCCCACAATTTAAATCCACAACCTTGCGAAAATATCTCATGCCACCACAAACGATGTTTATAGTTACTGCATTATTATTAATCCTATTAAGCGTGATTGTCACAGCTATTCGCTTTGGATATATGATGCACAATAAATTACGTTCACTCACTTTTGTAACAGAGAAAATCCAAAGTCAAGAGTTGGACTTTTCTATTGAGCGTGGCAATATAAAAGAAATAAATGCAGTTTTAAACTCAATGGATAAAATGCGCAAAGCACTAAAGAATTCTTTGGAAAGACAATGGAAATTGGAGCAATCAAGGAAAGAACAAATATCCGCATTAGCTCATGATCTAAAAACTCCGTTGACTCTTATTCGTGGAAATTCTGAACTACTGTACGATACAGAGCCTACTGCTGAGCAATTAGAATGTATTGATTACATTAAGGAAAGTTCTTTACAAATGCAAAATTATGTGCAGATGTTAATAGAAATCACAAAATCAAATGACAGTTTTCGACCGCAACTACAAGATATTATGATAGATGGTTTTATACAAGATGTTCAAAAACAGGCAAAAGGATTATGCACTGTGAAAAATATTCAATTACGATGGGAAACTACTTATGAATCGCAGCATTTTTCTATTGATCCCCATTTATTATTAAGAGCACTTAATAATGTAATGTCCAATGCCGTTGAGCATACTCCATCCGGGGGAATCGTTACGTATAAAGTAAGTGAGGACAATGGTTATATTGTATTCACTATAAGTGACACCGGTATGGGATTTTCATCAGAAGCATTAAAGCATGCAACCGAACAATTTTATATGGATGATCGTAGCCGTAATTCTAAATCTCATTTTGGAATTGGCCTTTATGTAGCTGATTCCGTTGCAAAGCAACACGGTGGATTACTTATTTTAGAAAATTCTAAAAGTACACATGGAGCAAAAATTATAATTAAAATTCCTCTCTAA
- a CDS encoding response regulator transcription factor — protein sequence MANILAVDDELAILTMIQKILSKDGHNVTTIYEPANVQNLNLCSFDLILLDVMMPKLDGFTLCKEIRGHVDCPILFLTAKTEENSLVYGLETGADDYISKPFGALELRARVTAHLRREHREHTTRLSFSNSYFNLSAKQLIINESIAPLTKGEYQICEFLARNTGQVFSREQIFEHVFGFDSDSNDNTISTHIKNIRIKLEHMNYSPIKTVWGIGYKWEE from the coding sequence ATGGCAAATATATTGGCGGTCGATGACGAGTTGGCAATTTTGACTATGATACAGAAAATTTTAAGTAAGGATGGGCACAATGTAACGACAATTTATGAACCAGCAAACGTTCAGAACCTCAATCTGTGTTCTTTTGATCTTATTTTATTAGATGTAATGATGCCAAAGTTAGATGGTTTTACTTTGTGCAAAGAAATCCGCGGTCACGTAGATTGTCCTATTTTATTCCTGACTGCAAAAACAGAAGAAAATAGTTTGGTTTACGGCTTAGAAACTGGTGCCGATGATTATATTAGTAAACCATTTGGAGCATTAGAACTTCGCGCAAGAGTGACCGCCCATTTAAGGCGTGAGCATCGTGAACATACTACAAGACTCTCTTTTTCAAATTCCTATTTTAATCTTTCTGCAAAGCAATTAATTATCAATGAAAGTATAGCTCCATTGACCAAAGGTGAATACCAGATATGTGAGTTTTTAGCACGAAATACAGGACAAGTATTTTCAAGAGAGCAAATATTTGAACATGTTTTCGGATTTGATAGTGATAGTAATGACAATACGATATCTACACATATTAAAAATATTCGTATAAAATTGGAGCATATGAACTACTCACCAATCAAAACGGTTTGGGGGATAGGATACAAATGGGAAGAATAA
- a CDS encoding lantibiotic immunity ABC transporter MutG family permease subunit, with protein MNLFFRCFISEVRKTKRLAIGKAHFLIPLCIAVVFLAYYAYTPWDAYSKIQAYFQVLGIGFPFLIGLFCVLLAEQELSAGQFQVMLSAPKRLPMFFSKLFLLILLGTFSIFLASVFFGVGYLYFFQASMVNSLFYIKAALILLGSNIFLYILHFFLSLRFNKGISIGIGIIESLISALFLTGMGDDIWCYVPCAWSSRLVTYALTVANGQELHEADYNIAIFMCIFITVSAIILFSIWVCRWEGQNTSD; from the coding sequence ATGAATCTATTTTTTCGTTGTTTTATATCTGAAGTACGTAAGACAAAACGTTTGGCTATTGGGAAAGCGCATTTCTTAATTCCTTTGTGTATTGCTGTCGTTTTTCTTGCTTATTATGCATATACTCCTTGGGACGCTTATAGTAAAATTCAGGCCTACTTTCAGGTATTAGGAATTGGATTCCCATTTCTAATTGGTCTGTTCTGTGTGTTACTTGCTGAGCAAGAGTTGTCGGCTGGACAATTTCAGGTAATGTTATCTGCGCCCAAAAGATTGCCTATGTTTTTTAGTAAGCTTTTCTTACTCATACTTTTAGGGACATTTTCTATCTTTTTGGCAAGTGTTTTCTTTGGTGTGGGATATCTATATTTTTTTCAGGCATCCATGGTGAATTCTTTATTTTATATAAAAGCTGCGCTAATACTTTTAGGCAGCAATATATTTTTGTATATTTTACATTTTTTTTTGTCATTACGCTTTAATAAAGGAATATCCATTGGTATAGGAATTATAGAAAGTTTAATTTCCGCATTATTTCTTACTGGAATGGGCGATGATATTTGGTGCTATGTTCCTTGTGCATGGTCATCTAGGCTTGTTACCTATGCCCTCACTGTAGCAAATGGACAAGAACTACATGAAGCAGATTACAATATTGCAATTTTTATGTGTATTTTCATCACAGTAAGTGCAATCATTTTATTTAGTATCTGGGTTTGTCGCTGGGAAGGACAAAATACCAGTGATTAA
- a CDS encoding lantibiotic immunity ABC transporter MutE/EpiE family permease subunit produces MFRLVKAEHLKLQHTFGRILTVIAPVITLLLALFLTGGVHNAFPAGAWNWWYIMLLPGMLAVFCYLSIKKDRKIKYYNILSLNISPEKCWIGKIIYSTFLLLFSNSIIFLGTLVGGSVLGTTISPFGGFSGAILLSISYLWAIPVYLFLSARFGMFASIFTSMVLSVSGVVALADTSLWWIFPFSIPIRLMCPTLGLLPNGLPIPTGSNLNNTNVILPGILLSLLWFFTLTFLTSIWFKRTEEK; encoded by the coding sequence ATGTTTCGTTTAGTAAAGGCTGAACATCTAAAGTTACAACATACGTTTGGAAGAATTCTTACGGTAATTGCACCTGTTATTACTTTATTGCTAGCGCTATTTCTGACAGGTGGTGTACATAATGCCTTTCCTGCGGGTGCATGGAATTGGTGGTATATTATGCTACTACCTGGAATGTTGGCTGTTTTTTGCTATCTTTCCATCAAAAAAGATAGGAAAATCAAATACTATAATATTTTATCACTTAATATTTCACCAGAAAAATGTTGGATTGGTAAAATCATTTATAGCACCTTTTTATTATTGTTTTCTAATAGTATTATTTTTTTAGGTACCTTAGTTGGAGGATCAGTTCTTGGAACTACAATTTCCCCCTTTGGTGGATTTAGTGGCGCAATATTATTAAGTATAAGCTATTTGTGGGCAATTCCTGTCTACTTGTTTTTGAGTGCCAGGTTCGGTATGTTTGCAAGTATTTTTACAAGTATGGTGCTTTCTGTTAGTGGTGTTGTAGCACTGGCAGATACTAGCTTATGGTGGATTTTTCCTTTCTCCATTCCAATCCGCTTAATGTGTCCGACACTAGGTCTACTGCCAAATGGTTTGCCAATTCCTACTGGTAGTAACCTTAACAATACAAATGTTATTCTACCAGGAATATTACTTTCTCTGTTATGGTTCTTTACGCTAACTTTTCTTACCTCAATTTGGTTTAAGAGAACGGAGGAAAAATAA
- a CDS encoding lantibiotic protection ABC transporter ATP-binding protein, whose translation MNMILKTTDLCKKFKGQIAVNNVSLNIEKNSIYGLLGPNGVGKSTTLKMITGILKPTSGSIEFDGHIWKRDDLNHIGALIEMPPLYENLTAYENLKVRATLLGLDDLRIEEVLQIVRLTDTGKKRTGQFSLGMKQRLGIALALLNHPKLLILDEPTNGLDPVGIEELRELIRSFPEKGITVILSSHILSEVQQIADHVGIISGGVLGYSSKINPNEDLEKLFMQVIKENRKAGE comes from the coding sequence ATGAATATGATTTTAAAAACCACTGACCTCTGTAAAAAATTCAAGGGGCAAATAGCGGTCAACAATGTATCGCTGAATATAGAAAAAAACTCTATTTATGGGCTGCTTGGTCCAAACGGTGTAGGCAAGTCTACAACCCTAAAAATGATAACAGGTATTTTAAAACCCACATCAGGAAGCATTGAATTTGATGGTCATATCTGGAAGCGAGATGATCTTAACCATATCGGGGCTTTAATCGAAATGCCACCTCTTTATGAAAACTTAACTGCATATGAAAATCTGAAAGTTAGGGCCACTCTACTTGGCCTTGATGATTTAAGAATTGAAGAAGTTCTGCAAATTGTACGGTTAACTGATACAGGTAAAAAAAGAACCGGACAGTTTTCCCTCGGTATGAAACAGCGACTTGGGATTGCACTAGCCTTATTAAATCATCCAAAGTTATTGATTTTAGATGAACCTACCAATGGTCTTGATCCCGTAGGCATAGAAGAGCTGCGAGAGTTAATTCGTTCTTTTCCCGAAAAAGGTATTACGGTTATTCTCTCTAGCCATATTCTTTCTGAGGTACAACAAATTGCTGACCATGTAGGCATTATTTCTGGGGGTGTTTTAGGTTACAGCAGCAAGATAAATCCTAACGAAGATTTAGAGAAGTTATTTATGCAAGTAATTAAGGAGAATAGAAAGGCTGGTGAATGA
- a CDS encoding DUF5050 domain-containing protein, giving the protein MNNTLKKIIIAIIIAAALICSILLYYRTTRTSLNEGDVIGNTAGNLYNGGLFCEYNGVIYFSNMNDDGALYQMNLNCTDVRKIHPNKVKYINADANYLYYSKVNYSKQKHSDNIFELYNAGVYRIDKNGKNLKLLNKDPAGVVSLFKNTLFFQHYNTSEGLTFYKVNIDDTDEKKLYDDPIVPASYINGEMYFSGASFDHDIHALNMNNLSVRTVYTGNTYMPIATNDWIYYISLEDNYKLYRIDLNGENKTLIVDEFVFTYNISPDGNKIYYQVDGGDNNRIECLDLSSMTTKTIQQGDFKEIHVTTNYIFFLDFKEINVYAYDPVTEKLSTFHAPVVDE; this is encoded by the coding sequence ATGAATAACACACTTAAAAAAATTATTATTGCTATCATTATAGCTGCTGCCCTTATCTGTTCTATCCTACTATATTATCGTACAACTCGTACCTCCTTAAATGAAGGAGACGTGATTGGAAATACTGCCGGAAATCTCTATAATGGAGGATTGTTTTGTGAGTACAACGGAGTCATTTATTTTAGCAACATGAATGACGATGGTGCTCTTTATCAGATGAACTTAAATTGTACTGATGTTAGAAAAATTCATCCAAATAAAGTTAAATATATTAATGCTGATGCTAATTATCTCTACTATTCAAAAGTAAATTATTCGAAACAAAAGCATTCTGATAATATATTCGAGCTTTACAATGCTGGAGTTTATCGAATTGATAAGAATGGTAAGAATTTGAAACTGCTAAATAAAGATCCTGCTGGTGTTGTAAGCCTTTTTAAAAACACATTATTTTTTCAACATTACAATACAAGTGAAGGATTAACCTTTTATAAAGTCAATATTGATGATACCGATGAAAAGAAATTATATGATGACCCAATTGTTCCTGCCTCTTATATCAATGGTGAAATGTATTTTTCCGGAGCCTCCTTTGACCATGATATTCATGCACTTAATATGAATAATTTAAGTGTTCGTACTGTTTATACTGGTAATACATATATGCCAATTGCAACCAATGATTGGATTTATTATATTTCATTGGAAGATAATTATAAATTGTATCGAATTGATCTTAATGGTGAAAATAAAACTCTTATCGTTGACGAATTTGTATTTACATATAATATTAGTCCAGATGGAAACAAAATTTATTACCAAGTTGATGGAGGAGATAACAATCGAATTGAATGTTTAGATTTATCTTCCATGACAACTAAAACAATTCAACAAGGTGATTTTAAGGAAATTCATGTGACTACTAATTATATATTCTTTCTTGACTTTAAAGAAATAAATGTTTATGCATATGATCCTGTAACTGAAAAACTTAGTACATTTCATGCACCTGTCGTTGATGAATAG
- the pheA gene encoding prephenate dehydratase, producing the protein MDLQECRKEIDKIDKQIVELFEQRMEIAKKVAEYKKSIGKEVLDVAREKQKIESVTSLCSNDFNRHGVQELFTQIMSMSRKLQYAMIMENKDAPYEQIADLPKDANTKVIYFGTTGAYTEQAMEECFGTLVKSYPADTFYEVMSAVKEGRADYGILPIENTTTGGITDSYDLLVEFNNYIVAEHVIKVDHALLALPDATLEDIKTVYSHPQAIMQSKVFLSKYPNMKTVEHGSTAGCAKKVMQDNDKSKAAIGSIRAAKAYGLKVLAEHINHEDTNSTRFIIITNKKQYKKGADKLSICFSLPHESGSLYNMLSHIIYNNLNMTKIESRPLAGRNFEYRFFVDFEGNIEDPAVVNTLLGIEAEALEMKVLGNYKSMT; encoded by the coding sequence ATGGATTTACAAGAATGTAGAAAAGAAATTGATAAGATTGATAAACAGATTGTGGAATTATTTGAACAACGAATGGAAATAGCGAAAAAGGTTGCTGAATATAAAAAGAGTATCGGGAAAGAGGTTTTAGATGTTGCGAGAGAAAAACAAAAGATAGAATCTGTAACATCGTTATGTAGCAATGATTTTAATCGTCATGGGGTACAGGAGTTATTCACGCAGATTATGTCAATGAGTAGAAAACTTCAGTACGCAATGATAATGGAGAATAAAGATGCTCCTTATGAGCAAATTGCAGATCTTCCAAAGGATGCTAATACGAAAGTTATCTATTTTGGGACCACAGGGGCGTACACAGAGCAAGCGATGGAAGAATGTTTTGGTACATTAGTTAAGAGCTATCCCGCAGATACCTTTTATGAGGTAATGTCAGCAGTAAAAGAAGGAAGAGCAGATTATGGTATTTTACCGATTGAAAATACTACAACTGGTGGAATTACCGATAGTTATGATTTATTGGTTGAATTTAATAATTATATCGTGGCAGAACATGTAATTAAAGTAGATCATGCGTTGCTAGCTCTTCCTGATGCGACTCTTGAAGATATTAAAACTGTATATTCACATCCACAGGCAATTATGCAAAGTAAAGTATTTTTATCAAAATATCCGAATATGAAGACAGTGGAACATGGAAGTACTGCTGGATGTGCGAAAAAAGTTATGCAGGATAATGATAAATCAAAAGCTGCGATTGGAAGTATTCGAGCAGCAAAAGCATATGGTTTAAAAGTACTTGCAGAGCACATCAATCATGAAGATACAAATTCAACAAGATTTATCATTATAACTAATAAAAAACAATATAAAAAGGGCGCAGATAAATTAAGTATTTGTTTTTCCTTACCACATGAGTCTGGTAGTCTTTATAATATGCTATCACATATTATTTACAATAATTTAAACATGACAAAGATTGAGTCTAGACCTCTAGCGGGTAGAAACTTTGAATATCGATTTTTTGTAGATTTTGAAGGAAATATAGAAGACCCAGCAGTTGTTAATACACTCCTTGGTATTGAAGCAGAGGCCCTTGAAATGAAGGTTCTTGGTAATTATAAATCCATGACCTAA
- a CDS encoding S1C family serine protease, producing MRDDNFFNNENNNEMNNNAMNSNNEMNQNDVIIDNNVMNSNDGINDSIELRNNEFEQKNQMEEIVPSNTTNFIMYSSNDDSNLNEVRNDVKTYSESETEQVKDTYSNIEEKINNEDSVNQSNASFVNEKKVKIPKMKKARKFFKKVAGLMAAAAVFGMIAGGTFQFVNQGGFKKNVSVVETNQGDVTDSANEDQSTNGGAIATSTTKTTVMDVSSVVENAMPAIVAINSSSTQTEYDFFGRAYENEVSGSGSGIIIGQNDNEILIATNNHVVSGATAIEIVFNDDTKAIAKLKGAEPSSDLAVVAVDINDLTQDTRNNIKIATLGNSDEVKTGELAIAIGNALGYGQSVTVGYISALNREVSVEDTTLNLLQTDAAINPGNSGGALLNANGEVIGINSVKYADTSVEGIGYAIPISDAIPIINDLMNREDLDESESAYLGIQPKTVDESYAQAFNMPVGVYVLSVVEGSPAEAAGLHKGDIITSINGKTIKDADQLQSYLSYTRAGTKVEVKVSVLENGTYTEKTLDVTLGNRPAQSR from the coding sequence ATGAGAGATGATAATTTTTTCAATAATGAAAACAACAATGAAATGAATAACAATGCAATGAATAGCAATAATGAAATGAATCAAAACGATGTAATCATTGACAATAATGTAATGAATAGCAACGATGGTATCAATGACAGTATTGAATTAAGAAATAATGAATTTGAACAAAAGAACCAAATGGAAGAAATAGTTCCAAGTAATACAACTAACTTTATCATGTATAGTAGTAATGATGATTCGAATTTGAATGAAGTTAGAAATGATGTTAAAACATATTCTGAATCAGAGACAGAGCAGGTAAAAGATACTTATAGTAATATCGAAGAAAAAATTAATAACGAAGATTCTGTTAATCAATCTAATGCAAGCTTTGTAAATGAAAAGAAGGTGAAGATTCCAAAAATGAAAAAGGCACGTAAATTCTTTAAAAAAGTGGCTGGATTAATGGCAGCAGCAGCTGTATTTGGAATGATTGCAGGTGGCACTTTCCAATTTGTAAATCAAGGTGGATTTAAGAAAAATGTTAGTGTTGTTGAAACCAACCAGGGAGATGTAACTGATTCCGCAAATGAGGATCAATCTACAAACGGTGGTGCAATTGCTACATCAACTACAAAAACTACCGTAATGGATGTATCTTCCGTTGTTGAGAATGCAATGCCTGCAATCGTAGCAATTAACTCTTCTTCTACACAGACTGAATATGATTTCTTTGGAAGAGCTTATGAAAATGAAGTATCTGGTAGTGGTTCTGGTATTATTATCGGCCAAAACGATAATGAAATATTGATTGCTACAAATAACCATGTAGTAAGTGGTGCAACTGCAATTGAAATTGTTTTCAATGATGATACAAAAGCGATTGCAAAATTAAAAGGTGCTGAGCCATCTTCTGATTTAGCTGTAGTAGCAGTAGATATTAATGATTTAACACAAGATACTAGAAATAATATTAAAATAGCTACATTAGGTAATTCAGATGAAGTAAAAACTGGTGAATTAGCAATTGCAATTGGTAATGCTCTTGGATATGGTCAATCCGTTACTGTTGGATATATCAGTGCATTAAACCGTGAAGTTTCAGTTGAAGATACTACTCTAAATCTATTACAAACAGATGCTGCTATCAACCCAGGAAATAGTGGTGGTGCTTTGTTAAATGCCAATGGTGAAGTAATTGGAATCAACTCTGTAAAATATGCAGATACAAGTGTTGAAGGTATTGGTTATGCGATTCCTATTTCAGATGCAATCCCAATTATCAATGATTTAATGAATCGTGAAGATTTAGATGAGTCTGAAAGTGCTTATCTTGGAATTCAACCTAAGACCGTAGATGAAAGCTATGCACAAGCATTTAATATGCCAGTTGGTGTTTATGTCCTATCTGTAGTAGAAGGTTCCCCTGCAGAAGCAGCTGGATTACACAAAGGAGATATCATTACAAGTATTAATGGTAAAACAATTAAAGATGCGGATCAATTACAAAGTTATCTAAGCTATACAAGAGCTGGAACTAAGGTTGAAGTAAAAGTTAGCGTATTGGAAAACGGTACTTATACTGAGAAGACTTTAGATGTAACACTTGGTAATCGTCCAGCACAATCAAGATAA